One genomic region from Chloroflexota bacterium encodes:
- a CDS encoding LysM peptidoglycan-binding domain-containing protein — MNGREKVPLARRIVSLVVAAVTILVGLGTPFAGSDVARADGATVALIPSASSVPVGGTVTLDVQIQNVTGLFGVEVRLSFDPTRLQVQDALAYQTGVQIQPGTFPNPADGFVAVNSADNASGTIIYAMTLLAPASPVSGTGTLARIVFQGVSGGSASVIFTSVSLLDNLTQPIPASTQNATITVTGGPTNTPAPTATPTRTPGPTATPGPTATPGPTATPGPTATPVPPGPCAFYYTVRWGDTLYSIARRFGTTVQAIAAANGIANPSLIRVGQVLCIPGVTPPPPPPQDCWYVVQRGDTLYSIARRYGTTIWYLASINGISTCCFNIYAGQRLRVPCTVTPPPPGQCYVVQRGDTLYSLAIRWGTTVYAIMVRNNLTNPNCIYVGQVLCRP, encoded by the coding sequence ATGAACGGAAGAGAGAAAGTGCCACTGGCCCGGCGCATCGTTTCTCTCGTCGTGGCAGCGGTTACCATCCTGGTGGGGTTGGGGACACCGTTCGCGGGGAGCGACGTCGCACGGGCGGATGGCGCAACGGTGGCGCTGATCCCAAGCGCCTCAAGCGTACCCGTCGGTGGCACCGTTACCCTGGACGTGCAAATTCAGAACGTAACGGGGCTGTTCGGCGTGGAGGTCAGGCTCAGTTTTGACCCCACGCGGCTCCAGGTGCAGGACGCGCTGGCCTACCAGACGGGCGTGCAGATCCAGCCGGGGACCTTCCCGAACCCCGCCGACGGGTTCGTGGCGGTGAACTCGGCGGATAACGCCTCGGGCACCATCATCTACGCGATGACGCTGCTGGCGCCGGCCTCGCCCGTTTCGGGGACCGGTACCCTGGCGCGCATCGTGTTCCAGGGGGTGAGCGGCGGGTCGGCGAGCGTGATCTTCACGTCGGTGTCGCTGCTGGACAACCTGACGCAGCCGATTCCGGCGTCCACGCAGAACGCCACCATCACGGTTACGGGTGGCCCGACGAACACGCCCGCGCCGACGGCCACGCCGACGCGGACGCCCGGTCCGACGGCCACGCCTGGCCCAACGGCTACGCCGGGACCCACCGCGACCCCTGGCCCGACGGCGACGCCAGTGCCCCCCGGCCCGTGCGCGTTCTACTACACCGTGCGCTGGGGCGACACGCTGTACTCCATCGCGCGGCGCTTCGGCACGACGGTGCAGGCCATCGCCGCCGCCAACGGCATCGCGAACCCGAGCCTCATCCGCGTGGGGCAGGTACTGTGCATCCCGGGCGTAACGCCGCCGCCACCGCCGCCGCAGGACTGCTGGTACGTGGTGCAGCGCGGCGACACGCTGTACTCCATCGCGCGGCGCTACGGCACGACCATCTGGTACCTGGCGAGCATCAACGGCATCTCCACCTGCTGCTTCAACATCTATGCAGGGCAGCGGTTGCGGGTGCCGTGCACGGTAACCCCGCCGCCACCCGGACAGTGCTACGTGGTGCAGCGCGGCGACACGCTGTACTCGCTGGCCATCCGCTGGGGCACGACGGTGTACGCCATCATGGTGCGGAACAACCTGACGAACCCGAACTGCATCTACGTGGGGCAGGTGCTGTGCCGTCCGTAA
- a CDS encoding alkaline phosphatase family protein, whose product MSAQQEPTSGSGIAWHLRKILDLADRISRAYHTRKYRTWERTVGHAAPADDGGKRGFILIQIDALSHAHLLQAMERGYAPFLSSLVQSGAARLARWRCGQPTTTPAVQAGILYGDNYDIPAFRWYEKERHASVGCKSPGFMAELQQRIAASRPGILQGGSSYVNMFDGGATLSLLTLGSIGRHRFFENMRGVGFLVLLALSPWRIAIILGRAAWEYLLHFARQVRALFYPSLRRSYAHPSPFLKVANDVIFREIQTFAALLDVYRGVPSIATNYNSYDDVAHHYGADSTQAFRTLRAIDRQIQRIDRMRRRYTRRQYDLYVLSDHGMTPSVPFQHLYGQTIGQWIREHVQQPVLLDEAASGDDLAALRMRFLLDELKGVEARLGRRQSALLRRLRHFLHRRIPASVDPSDWNLQRISDIVVRNSGPAAHVYFNVAPRKLRLGEIALLYPDLLSALLEHPGIGIILASEADCAVALGKRGQTLLTPRGAEVEGENPLALADEPDIAAEQLRELAAFPHSGDLILFGGWHRPGVLVSFEDQVSTHGGVGGPQDYPFILYPAQYRIPTETITNARQLYPFFADLYLNQKEPLPLQTTGDRSAVSGLPSAKGDVA is encoded by the coding sequence GTGTCCGCCCAACAAGAGCCGACTTCCGGCAGCGGCATCGCCTGGCACTTGCGCAAGATTCTGGACCTGGCCGACCGCATCTCGCGTGCCTACCACACGCGCAAGTATCGCACGTGGGAGCGGACGGTGGGCCACGCTGCGCCCGCCGACGACGGGGGCAAGCGCGGCTTTATCCTCATCCAGATTGACGCCCTGTCCCACGCGCACCTCCTGCAAGCCATGGAGCGGGGCTACGCGCCCTTCCTGTCCAGCCTCGTGCAGAGCGGCGCCGCCAGACTGGCCCGCTGGCGCTGCGGTCAACCCACCACCACCCCCGCCGTCCAGGCGGGCATCCTCTACGGCGACAACTACGACATCCCCGCCTTCCGCTGGTACGAAAAAGAGCGCCATGCTTCTGTCGGCTGCAAGTCGCCCGGGTTCATGGCCGAGTTGCAACAGAGAATCGCCGCCTCGCGCCCGGGAATCCTGCAAGGTGGCTCTAGTTATGTCAATATGTTTGACGGCGGCGCTACCCTGTCTCTGCTCACCCTCGGCTCCATCGGCCGCCACCGATTCTTTGAGAACATGCGCGGCGTCGGGTTCCTCGTGCTCCTCGCCCTCAGCCCCTGGCGCATCGCCATCATCCTGGGCCGTGCGGCGTGGGAATACCTACTCCATTTCGCGCGACAGGTGCGCGCCCTCTTCTATCCAAGCCTGCGCCGTTCCTACGCGCACCCGTCGCCCTTCCTGAAGGTCGCCAACGACGTCATCTTCCGCGAGATTCAGACCTTCGCCGCCTTGCTGGATGTCTATCGCGGCGTGCCGTCTATCGCCACCAACTACAACTCCTACGACGACGTAGCCCACCATTACGGGGCCGACAGCACCCAGGCGTTTCGCACCCTGCGCGCCATTGACCGACAAATCCAACGCATTGACCGGATGCGCAGGCGCTACACGCGCCGCCAGTACGACCTCTACGTCCTGTCGGATCATGGCATGACCCCTTCCGTCCCGTTCCAGCATCTGTACGGCCAAACCATTGGCCAGTGGATCCGCGAGCATGTCCAACAGCCCGTGCTCCTGGATGAGGCGGCGTCGGGCGACGACCTAGCCGCGCTCCGCATGCGCTTCCTGCTGGACGAACTCAAGGGCGTGGAAGCGAGACTCGGCAGGAGGCAAAGCGCCCTCCTGCGCCGCCTTCGCCACTTCTTGCACAGGCGGATTCCCGCCAGCGTGGACCCCTCCGATTGGAATTTGCAGCGCATCAGCGACATTGTCGTGCGCAACTCCGGGCCTGCGGCGCACGTGTACTTCAACGTCGCGCCCCGCAAGTTACGGCTGGGCGAGATCGCCCTCCTCTACCCTGACCTCTTATCGGCCCTCCTGGAGCACCCGGGCATCGGCATCATTCTCGCGTCGGAGGCCGACTGCGCCGTGGCGCTGGGCAAACGCGGACAGACGCTGCTCACCCCGCGCGGCGCCGAGGTAGAGGGAGAGAATCCGCTGGCCCTCGCCGACGAACCCGACATCGCGGCAGAGCAACTCCGCGAACTGGCCGCGTTCCCCCACAGCGGCGACCTCATCCTGTTCGGCGGCTGGCACAGGCCCGGCGTCCTCGTCTCGTTTGAAGACCAGGTCAGCACCCACGGGGGCGTCGGCGGTCCGCAGGACTATCCCTTCATCCTGTACCCCGCCCAATACCGCATCCCCACCGAAACCATCACCAATGCCCGCCAACTCTACCCCTTCTTCGCCGACCTGTACTTGAATCAGAAGGAGCCGCTCCCTCTCCAAACAACAGGAGACCGCTCGGCGGTGAGCGGTCTCCCATCTGCGAAAGGAGATGTCGCTTAG